ACCTGCGCCTACACCTCGATCGACGGCAAAACCAGCGTCCAGCCGTTCTACATCAAAGGGGCGAAGGGCACGAAGCCCGGCGCCTCCGGCGACATCCACTACACCGCGACGTCCAGCGACGCCGGGACGGCCACCGCCACGACGCACGCGGTCGTCGGCGGCCCCAAGCTGCTCACCCAGCGGGAAAAGGCGATTGCCGATGTCACACCCGGCGCCGGCTTCGACCTCACGCCCGCCGTCGCCAACGTCGGCCCACTGGCCGCGCCCCGAGGCATCGGCGTGAAGCTGTTCGGCGAGGAGGGGCTGAAGGTCGCCGAGCAGTACAGCAACTGCCACTACCGGCCGATGCCGCAGCCCACCGCGTACTGCACCTTCGACACCCCGATCGAGCCCGGCACGGCCTACGCCTTCGACAAGCCGTGGCACTTCACCACGTCGAACGACCTGATGTACGCCACCATCAACTACTCCACCTGGCCCCTGGGCAGCGGCAATCCGTGGGAGTACGACGATCCGGCGGACTACACCGTCACCGGCAGCGGACCGGAGCTCGGCCTCAAGCCCGTGTCCGCTTCCGGGTTCCCCGACTTCGGCGGCTTCGTCGAGGTGTCCACCACCCAGCACGCGGACTACCGCGCGATCGGCGGCGAGGTCACCGGCAAGCTGGGCCAGACGGTACCGGTGACCCTCGGTGTGAAGAACGAGGGCCCGGGTTCGATGAACCTCTACAGCCGCCCCGGCCAGGGTTCCGGCACCTATCGCGTCACCCCGCCCGAGGGCACCGTGATCACGAAGATCCCCTTCCCCGGCGAGGACGACGACCACGCCTGCGGCGCACCCATCAAGGGCACCCGCACCTACGAGTGCGAGATCCCGGACATCTTCCCGGCCGGCGACACCAGCGAGCTCACCTTCTACGTGAAGATCCAGGAGGCCGTCGCCCATCCGAAGGCCGGTTCCATCGAGGCCACGGGCCGCACCGACTTCCCCAACCGCGACAACCACCCGGAGAACGACTCCGCACCCGTGACCCTGACGATCACCGGCGGCACCCCGTCGGCCTCGCCCTCCGCTTCCCCTTCTCCCTCTCCCTCTCCTTCCGCATCGGCGTCCCCGAGCGCCGGCGCCTCCAACGGGGGCTCGGCCTCCAACGGCGGCGCCACGTCCGGCGGGACGAGCCCCGAGGGCGGTGTGATGGCCTCCACCGGCGCGGGCGCACTGCCCTGGATCGCGGCGTCGGCGGCAGCAGCGCTGGCGGCCGGCGTCGCGGGCGTCACGCTGTCGCGCCGACGGACGCGCGGCTGAAGGGGTGCTGCGGAAGGTCGGCGGTGAACAGGGTTGAGTGGCAGTTGAGCTGCTGTTTCTACCCTGCCAGGGTGAGGTTGTGCATGGCGGCGACGGCCTGGACGGCGTGGTGGAGGCCGTCGCCCCCTTGGTGGCGGTCACGGACGATCTTCCAGGTCTTCATGCGCGCAAAGGTGTGCTCGACGCGGGCCGGGACGCGCGGGTGTTCGGCGTAGGCGCCGTCCGCGATCAGATCACCGATGGACGTGCGGCACGGGTGCCGTCCCGCGTCGACGGGGATGTCAGTGATCATCCGGTCCGCATGCTTGACCCACGGGGACGGAAAACCTAGCTTCTGGGGACCCGCAGCCCCCGGAGCCTGCCCATGAGACCCCTTGTCCGTACCGCCGCGCTGAACGGTTACGTCGAACTGAGCCGTTCCCTGGGTCTCGACCCGCGCGCGCTGATGAAGAGCGTCGGGCTCGACACCGCCGACCTCGCCGTCCAGGACCGGTGGATCTCGGGTACGGCCGTGGTCCGGCTGCTGGAGCTGTCCGCGGCCGCCTCCGCGCGCGAGGACTTCGGGCTGCTCCTGGCGGAGCTGCGGCGCTTCTCCAATCTCGGCCCGATCAGCCTCCTGGTGCGCGAGGAGCCCGACGTGCGCAGCGCCCTGGCCCTGCTCATCCGCCACCAGCACACCTACAACGAGGTCCTGCACGCCCGGCTCTCCGAGGGCAACGGCGTCGCGACGCTCAAGGTCGACGTGCGGCTCGGCGAGCCGCAGCCGGCCCGGCAGGGCACGGAGCTCGCGGTGGCCGCGTTCCACCGGGTGCTGTGCGGCTTCCTCGGGCCGCACTGGCGGCCGTCGGCGGTCCGCTTCGCACACCCGGCGCCGCGCGACACCGCGAGCCACCGCCGCGCGTTCGGGCCCGTGGTCGAGTTCGACCGCGGCTTCAACGGCATCGAGTTCTACGCCGACGACCTGGACGCGGCCAACGCGATGGCCGACGCGCAGCTGCGCAGCTACACCCGGCAGTACTTCGAGCCCGTCGCGGCGCTGCGGGAAGCGACCGAGGCGGACCGGGTGCGCGACCTCATCGAGGCGCTGCTGCCGACCGGGCGCTGCTCCATCGAGCAGGTCGCACGCAGCCTCGGCGTCGACCGGCGCACCGTCCACCGGCATCTCGCACGCTCCGGGCAGACGTTCTCCTCGCTGCTGCAGTCCACCCGCTCGGCGCTCGCGGAGCAGTTCGTGCCCAACCCGAGCAGGTCGCTGACCGAGGTGTCCACGCTGCTTGGGTTCTCGTCGCTGAGCGCGTTCTCCCGCTGGTTCCACGAGCACTACGGCGTAGGACCGCGGGAGTGGCGCCGGAGCGGGGGCGGCGGAGCGGCGACGCCCGGCGAGAGCTGAGGCGGCGCCCCGTCCTGCGCGTCCGTTCGGCCGGGCACCTGTCCCCGATTGGCAAGTGACCTGTCACGTCAGGTGAAGCGAGCCGGTGCCGCCCGCCCTACGTTTGCACCACCGCACAGTCGGCGGACCTCCGGAAGGAGTTCACCGCTTCTGAGTGCCAGAGCCGTAGAGCCCGTCCCCGCGCCGCCGCAGAGCCGCAACCCCCTCTTCCCAACGCCGCATCGCCGTACCCGCGGCGACCGAGGTGTACCCCCGAACCCCGCTTCAAGGAGACGCACCGTGCACTTCCACGACGACTCTCTCTTCCCGGAGAACCAGGAGAAGTTGGTCATCCAGGCCGCGCCGTACGGGCCGGAGTGGCTGCCCGGCGACGCGGAGGACCTGCCGCTGACCATGGACGAGCACGTCCAGGCGGCCGTCGACTGCCACAACGCCGGCGCGACCGTGCTGCACATCCACGTCCGTGAGCTCGACGGCAAGGGCTCCAAGCGGATGTCCATGTTCAACGAGCTGCTCGGCCGGCTGCGCGAGGCCGTGCCGGACATGGTGCTGCAGATCGGCGGTTCGATCTCCTTCGCCCCCGAGGGCGAGGGCGGCGACGCCAAGTGGCTCGCGTACGACACCCGTCACCTGCTCGCCGAACTCACTCCGGCGCCCGACCAGGTGACCATCGCGATCAACACCAGCCAGATGAACATCGTCGAAATCATGAACGACGACGACCTGGCGGGCACCTCGATGGCGAAGCCCGACTACTACCGCGCCTACCGCGACATGGTCGTCGAGGCCGGTCCGGACTTCTACCTGGAGCACCTCAAGAGGCTGCGCGCGAGCGGCATCCAGCCGCACTTCCAGCTCGCGCACCTGGCGCAGCTGGAGACCGTCGAGCGGCTGATCCGCGCGGGCGTCCACACCGGCCCGCTGGTCCTCAACTACGTCGCCATAGGTGGCGGTTTCGCCGGTCGGCACCCGGCGGACCTGGTCGAGTTCATCCGTCGTGTACCGGACGGCGCCGTCCTCACGGTCGAGAGTTCCATGCGCGCCGTGGCCCCGATGAACGCGGTGGCCATCGCCCTCGGCCAGCACGTGCGCGTCGGCAACGAGGACAACCTGTGGCGTGCCAAGGGCGAGCCGATGTCCTCCGTGGCGCAGGTCGAGCAGATGGTGCAGATCTCCGAGGCGCTCGGCCGGGACATCGCCACCGGCACGGACGCGAAGCGGATCTACCGGATCGGCGAGTACTACGCCGACACCGACGAGACGCTGGCCCGCCTCGGCATGGTGCCCAACCGCCGTCCGGGACAGCGCGGCTTCATGCTGCGCGACGCCTGATCCCCACCCGTCCCTCGCCCGTACCTTCGCCGGCCCGCGGCCCCACCTGCGGCTGCGACCCTCCTACGACCCCTCCCTGGAGCACCCCGTGGCACATGCCGTCCGCTTCCACGAAACCGGTGGCCCCGACGTCCTCAGCTGGGAGGAGGTGACCGTCGGCGAGCCCGGCCCCGGTGAGGTGCGCGTGCGGCACGAGGCCGTCGGGCTCAACTTCGCCGACACCTACTTCCGCACCGGCCTGTACCCGGTCCGGCTGCCCGAGGGCATGGGCGTCGAGGCCGCCGGCGTGGTGGAGGCGGTCGGCGAGGGCGTCACCGGCGTCGCCGCGGGCGATCGCGTCACGTACACCGGAAGTCCGCTCGGTGCCTACAGCACGGAGCGGATCATGCCCGCCTCGCACCTGATCGTGCTGCCCCGGCAGATCAGTTGCGAGACGGCGGCCGCGATGACCATGCGCGGCCTGACGGCGGCCTATCTGCTGCGCAGGATCCACACGCTGAAGTCAGGCGACACCGTGCTGCTGCACGCGGCGGCGGGCGGGGTGGGCCTGATCCTGAGCCAGTGGGCCGCACTGCTCGGCATCCGTGTGATCGGGACGGTGTCCAGCGAGGAGAAGGCCGAACTCGCCCTGGCACACGGATGCGAGCACGTCATCCGCTACCGGCACGAGGACGTGGCCGAGCGGGTGCGGGAGCTGACAGGCGGGGCGGGGGTCCCGGTGGTGTTCGACAGCATCGGCAAGGACACCTTCGCGGGCTCGCTGGCCTCCCTGGCCCGCCGCGGACTGCTGGTCTGCTTCGGCACCGCGTCGGGCCCGGTGCCGCCGATCGACGCGATGCGACTCGCCCTGGCGGGGTCGGTGTTCGTCACCAGGCCCGCGCTGGCCGACTACATCGCCGACCCGGCCGAGCGTGCCGCGCTCGCGGGCGAGCTGTTCGAGCACGTCGTCGCCGGCCGCATCAGGATCGAGATCAATCAGCGCTATGACCTCAAGGACGCGGAGCAGGCCCATCGCGACCTGGAGTCCGGGCGGACCACGGGGTCGTCCGTCTTCGTCCTCTGAGCCCCGCCTCTTCCCGGACCTTCCCCCACCTAGTGACCCCATGGAGCGAGCACCCATGACAGACATCCTTTCGCCGTCCGGCCACGCCCCGGGGCGGGCGCGGGCGCGCCAGGGCGCCCGATGCACCTCGATCGAGGTCGAGCGGCTGACCTGCGCCATCGGCGCCGAACTGCGCGGTGTGAACATCGCCGACGCCGTCCGTGACGACGACCTGTTCGCCGAGATCAAGAGCCTGCTGCTGGAGCACCGCGTGCTGTTCCTGCGGGACCAGGACCTCTCGCGCGCCGAGCATGTCGCCTTCGCGTCGCGCTTCGGCGCGCTGGAGGACCACCCCGTCGCCGGCAGCGACCCCGACCACCCCGGCCTGGTCCGCATCTACAAGGAGCTGGACAGCGCGCCGGAGCACTACGAGAACGCCCTCCACACGGACGGTACCTGGCGGGTGAACCCGTCGATGGGCGCCGTGCTGCACTGCGTCGAGTCGCCCCCGGTAGGCGGCGACACCATCTGGGTCGACATGGTGGCGGCGTACGACAGGCTGCCCGCCCACGTGAAGGCGCAGATCGCGGGGTTGCGGGCCCGGCACAGCATCGAGGCCAGCTTCGGCGCGGTCATGCCCGAGGAGAAGCGGATCGCGCTCCACGAGCAGTACCCGGACGCCGAGCACCCGGTGGTGCGGACGCACCCCGAGACCGGGGAGAAGATCCTCTTCGTCAACGCCTTCACCACGCACTTCACCAACTTCCACACCCCGGCGAACGTCCGGTTCGGCCAGGACTACGCGCCCGGCGCGAGCCACTTGCTCAGCTACCTGATCAGCCAGGCCGCCGTCCCCGAGTACCAGGTGCGCTGGCGCTGGACCCCCGGTTCCGTAGCCATCTGGGACAACCGGTCGACCCAGCACTACGCCGTACAGGACTACTGGCCCGGCGTCCGCAAGATGGAGCGCGCCGGGATCGTGGGCGACAAACCCTTCTGACCTGCAACTCCTGTGCACTTTCGAGCAGTAGAGGTGATGACAATGGAGTTTCACACCCCTGCGCAGACCTCGGCTCCCACCGTGGAGGCGACCCTCCCGGCCCCAGGGGCCTTCCCCTCGGTGTGGCCCGTTCCCCGGGGCTACGCCTGGACGGTCTTCGCGCTCAGCTTCGGCCTGCTGCTGTCGGACTACATGTCCCGGCAGGTTCTCAACGCCGTCTTCCCGATGCTCAAGTCCGAGTGGCTGTTGTCGGACGCCGCCCTCGGGTCGCTCAGCAGCATCGTGGCGCTGGCGGTCGGCGTGCTGACCTTCCCGATGTCCCTCATGGCCGACCGGTGGGGGCGGGTGCGCTGTCTGCTGTTCGCCGCCACGCTCTGGTCCATCGCCACCGTCGGATGCGCGATGTCGGCGGACTACGGCCAGATGTTCGTGGCCCGTCTCTTCGTCGGCATCGGCGAGGCGGCCTACGGCAGCGTCGGGATCGCCGTGGTGCTGAGCATCTTCCCCGTCGCCCTGCGGGCCACCCTCTCCGGCACCTTCATCGCGGGCGGTGCGTTCGGGGCCGTGCTCGGCGTCTCCATCGGTGGCGCTGTGGCCCAGGCGGCCGGCTGGCGTTGGGCGTTCGCCGTCATGGGCATCTTCGGCCTGGTGCTCGCCGCGGTCTACGGCGTCGTCGTCAAGGAGCGCAGGCTCGTGCGGGTCGCGGACTCCGCCGAGGATCCGTCGGATGCCGCCGGGGCGAGCGCCGCCGGATCGCGGGACGCGCCCCCGGCACCGGCGAACGTGCCGCTGCGCGCGCACCTGCCGCGGCTGTTCTCCTCCGTCTCCGTCATCAGCGCCTACGTCGGCAGCGGACTGCAGCTGTTCGTCGCCGCCACGCTGCTGTCCTGGCTGCCGAGCTACTTCAACCGCTACTACCACCTCACGACCGCCCAGTCGGGCAGCGCGGCCGGCGGCTACGCGCTGATCATCGGCGTAGGCATGATCCTCGGCGGTGTCGTAT
Above is a genomic segment from Streptomyces collinus Tu 365 containing:
- a CDS encoding AraC family transcriptional regulator encodes the protein MRPLVRTAALNGYVELSRSLGLDPRALMKSVGLDTADLAVQDRWISGTAVVRLLELSAAASAREDFGLLLAELRRFSNLGPISLLVREEPDVRSALALLIRHQHTYNEVLHARLSEGNGVATLKVDVRLGEPQPARQGTELAVAAFHRVLCGFLGPHWRPSAVRFAHPAPRDTASHRRAFGPVVEFDRGFNGIEFYADDLDAANAMADAQLRSYTRQYFEPVAALREATEADRVRDLIEALLPTGRCSIEQVARSLGVDRRTVHRHLARSGQTFSSLLQSTRSALAEQFVPNPSRSLTEVSTLLGFSSLSAFSRWFHEHYGVGPREWRRSGGGGAATPGES
- a CDS encoding 3-keto-5-aminohexanoate cleavage protein, producing the protein MHFHDDSLFPENQEKLVIQAAPYGPEWLPGDAEDLPLTMDEHVQAAVDCHNAGATVLHIHVRELDGKGSKRMSMFNELLGRLREAVPDMVLQIGGSISFAPEGEGGDAKWLAYDTRHLLAELTPAPDQVTIAINTSQMNIVEIMNDDDLAGTSMAKPDYYRAYRDMVVEAGPDFYLEHLKRLRASGIQPHFQLAHLAQLETVERLIRAGVHTGPLVLNYVAIGGGFAGRHPADLVEFIRRVPDGAVLTVESSMRAVAPMNAVAIALGQHVRVGNEDNLWRAKGEPMSSVAQVEQMVQISEALGRDIATGTDAKRIYRIGEYYADTDETLARLGMVPNRRPGQRGFMLRDA
- a CDS encoding quinone oxidoreductase family protein; translated protein: MAHAVRFHETGGPDVLSWEEVTVGEPGPGEVRVRHEAVGLNFADTYFRTGLYPVRLPEGMGVEAAGVVEAVGEGVTGVAAGDRVTYTGSPLGAYSTERIMPASHLIVLPRQISCETAAAMTMRGLTAAYLLRRIHTLKSGDTVLLHAAAGGVGLILSQWAALLGIRVIGTVSSEEKAELALAHGCEHVIRYRHEDVAERVRELTGGAGVPVVFDSIGKDTFAGSLASLARRGLLVCFGTASGPVPPIDAMRLALAGSVFVTRPALADYIADPAERAALAGELFEHVVAGRIRIEINQRYDLKDAEQAHRDLESGRTTGSSVFVL
- a CDS encoding TauD/TfdA dioxygenase family protein — encoded protein: MTDILSPSGHAPGRARARQGARCTSIEVERLTCAIGAELRGVNIADAVRDDDLFAEIKSLLLEHRVLFLRDQDLSRAEHVAFASRFGALEDHPVAGSDPDHPGLVRIYKELDSAPEHYENALHTDGTWRVNPSMGAVLHCVESPPVGGDTIWVDMVAAYDRLPAHVKAQIAGLRARHSIEASFGAVMPEEKRIALHEQYPDAEHPVVRTHPETGEKILFVNAFTTHFTNFHTPANVRFGQDYAPGASHLLSYLISQAAVPEYQVRWRWTPGSVAIWDNRSTQHYAVQDYWPGVRKMERAGIVGDKPF
- a CDS encoding MFS transporter, producing MEFHTPAQTSAPTVEATLPAPGAFPSVWPVPRGYAWTVFALSFGLLLSDYMSRQVLNAVFPMLKSEWLLSDAALGSLSSIVALAVGVLTFPMSLMADRWGRVRCLLFAATLWSIATVGCAMSADYGQMFVARLFVGIGEAAYGSVGIAVVLSIFPVALRATLSGTFIAGGAFGAVLGVSIGGAVAQAAGWRWAFAVMGIFGLVLAAVYGVVVKERRLVRVADSAEDPSDAAGASAAGSRDAPPAPANVPLRAHLPRLFSSVSVISAYVGSGLQLFVAATLLSWLPSYFNRYYHLTTAQSGSAAGGYALIIGVGMILGGVVSDRISAGVSIRKWAVAVGCSLGSLVLLTVAFQLPDGPVQLGALAFGALLSAGSAGPAAAMVANLTPASVAATAFGTLTLANSLLGLAPGPALTGVLADHVGLLGALRVVPLVAIAATAAFLVGRHWYERDLLRVGGLAAPAAESEPPAERPS